One Rhinoderma darwinii isolate aRhiDar2 chromosome 3 unlocalized genomic scaffold, aRhiDar2.hap1 SUPER_3_unloc_3, whole genome shotgun sequence DNA segment encodes these proteins:
- the LOC142683510 gene encoding gamma-aminobutyric acid receptor-associated protein-like has protein sequence MMGVLVIGWYDGVLVIGGSGVVSDSGDRGTLFCQVIVEKAPKARIGDLDKKKYLVPSDLTVGQFYFLIRKRIHLRAEDALFFFVNNVIPPTSATMGQLYQEHHEEDCFLYIAYSDESVYGQ, from the exons ATGATGGGGGTATTAGTGATTGGATGGTATGATGGGGTACTGGTGATTGGAGGGTCTGGGGTGGTGTCGGATTCCGGTGACCGTGGTACATTGTTTTGTCAGGTGATTGTGGAGAAGGCTCCTAAGGCGAGGATCGGGGATCTGGACAAGAAGAAATACCTGGTGCCCTCTGATCTGACAG TCGGCCAGTTCTACTTTCTCATCAGGAAAAGGATTCACTTACGTGCAGAGGACGCGCTCTTCTTCTTCGTCAACAACGTGATTCCCCCAACCAGCGCCACTATGGGACAGCTTTACCAG GAACATCATGAGGAGGACTGCTTCTTGTATATTGCCTACAGTGATGAGAGTGTATATGGGCAGTAA